The segment CTGATAATCCATGATCCTGAAAAGGTACAAAAAGTTGCCAAAGCTGTCATTGACTGGATGCGAACACTCGTGGGAAGCAACCATCCATTGAGTAAATATATTCCGATCCTTATTACTGGATGGGAGAATGGGTTGGATCCCATCTGTCGGAACGCCCCTCATTTGTTGATCCCTCATATTCCTGAAGAGATACCCATTGCGCATGTTGATGGAATCATTGCTCTCACACATGTTGACATCGCTGCACCTGCATTTGGTGTTGGGACATGCTGGGGAGGGTTTGTGGCTCTGGCCTCCCAGGAATCATCAGAGATTCGTGATATTTATGCTCTTCCGGCGGGGAGAAAACCACTATATGCAATGATGTTCGGGTACCCGAAATACAGGTCTGCCTCTATACCGACGAGGAATAAGGCTGTGATCACCTGGCAGTGACGGTGTGTTAACATGGTCAAAAAAATTATTGCAATCAATGGAAGTCCCAGGAAAACCTGGAATACAGCAACACTTCTCCAGCAAGTACTGGATGGGGCAGCTTCAAAGGGAGCAGAGACTGAACTTGTACATCTCTATGACCTTGATTATAAAGGATGTACCAGCTGCTTTGCATGTAAATTAAAGGATGGGAAGAGCTATGGGAGATGTGCTATCAGAGATGAACTGACCCCTGTTCTTGATAAAATCAAGAATGTCGATGCCCTCATTCTGGGTTCACCTCTGTACTTTGGAACAGTCACTGGTGAGATGCGTTGTTTTATGGAACGCCTCATGTTTCCGTACATGGTCTATGCCAAACCTCCTCAGTCACTCTTTGGAAGGACGATACCATCGGCTTTTGTGTACACCATGAACGTTTCAGAAAATGTGATTTCTGAATATGGATATGATGTACATTTCAAAACCAATCAATCCGTACTTGAGCGACTGTTTGGCTCATGTGAGTCGCTGTTCTCGTATGAAACATTGCAATTTGAAGATTATTCAAAGATAGTGTTCAGCTACTGCGATCCTGCTGAGAGGATAGAGAGGAGAAAGACAGTATTTCCCAAAGATTGTGAAAAAGCGTATAATCTGGGACAACGACTCGTACAAACTGACTGATTATTGTATAATCAGATTTACCTTTTCGAATCTCTTTTTTTCATCCGTCTTGCTACTCAACAGTGAGTATAAGTAGAAGGTATCTACATTATCCAGTTATTCTGCTATTGGCATGAACTGGTGTGCATCATGAAAAGGAAGATAATTACCATCGATGAGGAAAAATGCACCGGATGTGGGCAATGCATACCTGATTGTCCTGAGGGAGCGTTGCAACTTCTGGATGGAAAGGCACGGCTGATAAGTGATCTTTTTTGTGATGGACTTGGAGCCTGTATCGGAACCTGTCCGGAAGGTGCAATTACAGTTATTGAACGTGAGGCTGGTGCATATGACGAAAAGGAAGTTATGAAGAATATTGCCAGACAGGGTGAGGCAGTCATACGAGCTCATCTTGAGCATCTTGCCGGACACAATGAGATGGATCTCTATCACCAGGCTTTATCTTCGCTCCAAGACATGAGAATCCCGGTCCCTAATCATCAGGTAAACCCTGGTCACACAGAGCATCAGCATTCCAAGAATCCGGTTGCAACCTGCCCCGGATTGGCAGCCCAAACAATAGAGCATGAACATCCATCAAATCAGACATTAGTTCATACAGAATCAGAACTTCGTCAGTGGCCTGTACAGCTCAGACTCCTGAATCCATTAAACCCATATTTTGATAATGCTCATCTGTTAGTTGCAGCAGATTGTGTCCCATTTGCATTTGCAGATTTTCATCTGAAGTTTCTTAAGAATAAAATTTTGATCATCTTCTGCCCAAAACTTGATTCAGATATTGGGGAGTACATCAGCAAACTTACAGAAATTTTAAAGAATCACACAATCAAATCCATTACTACTGTCCATATGACAGTCCCTTGTTGCAGCGGTATAAATTACGTGGTGAATGAAGCCTTGAAAAAATCAGGAAAAGAGATTCCTGTTCAGGATTTCATCATAACCCTGCAAGGAACTGTTGCCAAGTGACGTGGCTATGATCTTCTGATCTAACACGTATTTATACGACTCGGGTTCTAACGTATCGGTATGGCACACCATACAATCAAGTCCCCGGTGGTCCTTGTCAACCTCAAGTGTTATCAGGAGTCGGTGGGTCACGGTGCCCACCGCATAGCACAGGCTGCACAGGAAGTAGCAGAAGAGAGCGGGGTCTCAATTGCCCTTGCACCAATGTACATGGACATTCATCCGATCAAGCATCACTTTGGCATACCCGTTTTCGCCCAGCATTTTGATCCAATATCTCCCGGCGCTCATACCGGACGCATTCCTCTCACTGCAATAAAAACTGCAGGGGCAGTAGGGTCTCTGATAAACCACTCTGAATATCGCCTCTCGATTGCAGATATCGAAACAAACGTTCAGGCTCTGCGTAATGAAGGGATGATCTCCTGTGTCTGTTCAAACAACGTTGCTACAACATCTGCAGTTGCAACTCTGGGACCAGATTATGTTGCAATAGAGCCTCCAGAATTAATAGGCGGAAAAATATCTGTAGCTGAAGCGAATCCGGAGATCATAACCGGTTCAGTACAGGCAGCCTTGAAAGCAAATCCTGATGTAAAAGTGCTGACCGGTGCTGGGATTCATTCAGGAAAATGTGTGAAGACAGCCGTGGATCTTGGAACTGTAGGTGTACTGCTTGCATCCAGTGTGGTAAAGGCAGAAGATCCCGGTGCAGTGCTCCGTGATCTGGTCTCACTTCTGTGAGACTATTCCGTTCTAGTTCTGATAATGTTCATCAATGGTCAGGAGTACTTCTGTGACCCGATGTCCCTCGTCGTAGTAGGGCTGTATTGTATAATAGATGATCTTACCTAAACCATTTTCCGGGTTATATTCACATCGCCCATGAACCGGCTGCCCGATTGCCTGTGCTTTAGAGAAGTCTGTGAACAGGTCTTTATCTTTCAGCCCGGTAACCTGGTGAAGGTTCATGCCCTGTAGTGCATTCACTTTTTTCCCTAAAAGTTCTGCAGCCCGCACATTAGCCTCATGGATTACTCCATCAGGATTACAGGTCAGAAGGCCAATGTGAACATGATGAAAAATACTTGCATATCGTTTGCGTTCAATAATGAGTTCCCGGGTTGCCTCTCTTTCAGTAGTAACATCATGCCCAATCCCCACAGATCCGATGAGGTTTCCAGAATTATCAAAGAAAGGGACCTTTCTTATCTCCAGATGTATCGGCTTTCCATCAACGAGTACTGACTCATCGCGTGTTGCGTTCCCGCCTGATCGGCTTTCGTGGTCATAATTAATTGCATCTGTTCTTCGTGGAAGTTTCCGGGAAGCTTCTGTGTTCATGAATATGTACCTGCCCTGAAGATCCCTGGCCCACAACATGTCAGGAACTGTATCGCAGAGCTGATGCATCATAGAATACATGGATTCGTACTTTTCTTTTCCTGATATGAGTTCTGAATGCATCTCTTCATGATGAAGAGCTGATCCAACAATGGATGCTGCTGCCTGAAGTGCGTCAACTTCTACTACTGCCCATTGTCGCTCTGAAAGGCAGTCACAGAACCAGATCATTCCCCTTACTTTCCTGTCTGCTACAATGGGGAAAGCGGCAATAGATCTTATTTTTTCTTCCTCAATGAACACTTCTGCGACATCACAAAAGACATTTGCAGAACCCACGATAGGAGAACCCTGTAGCATCTTTTCTATCCAGGATGAATCGTTTCCCGGGTTAAGTACCAGTCCTTCTTCAGGTTCTGGATCTCCAAGCCTGCTCCAACTACAGAGACGTGAATATGTTTGAACTCCGGATTCCTGTGGTTCATCCCTGAAGATAAGGACCATATCCACTTCGGTTGCGAGACCAAAAAGTGCCAGAGATTCTTTTAAGGCCTTTTTGTATGTTTCTCCACCAAGAAAGAGGGTTGCAACCAGACTCACCGTCTCAAGGATGGCATCCCTTCTCTTTAAAGCCAGCCTTGCGTTATGTTTTTTTATTGCATAATCAACTTTATGATTGAGTTCTGCAAAGAGGGTCTTTGTATCTCCTCCTTTTGGTATAAAAAAATCGGCCCCTGTGTTGATGGCTTCAATAACCACAGATTCCTTGCCCCGACCGCTAAATAAGATAAAAGGTATATCAGGATCTAATGAACGGATTTCTTTTAAAAGTTCGATCCCAGTCATTGTGGGCATCTCGTAATCTGATATTACACACGAGTACGAGCCGGTTTTAAAACAGGCAAGGGCTTCCTCAGCACTGTGAACCACATCCACCCTGAATCGTCCACCCCGTTCAAGGCATAATCTGGTTATATCACAGATCATAGGCTCGTCATCCACATGAAGCACCCGTTCATGTGCAATCGCGGGTATCTCTACTTTATTATTCATCTATTTGTTGATCGTTTTTATTTACGGTACAAATTTTGATTTTATTCCCGAAAAGTCGGTTAAAAGCCTTATAATAGTATTTTGATAGATCCTACTTAGCTTATTGCGTTGCAAATATTAATAGTCAATGAGATATCAAAACAAGTCGCTCTTATTTAAAGTGTTTTTTTCAGTATATCTGGTTCTTATCATTTCATGAACGAGATATTATCTCACCTGACATCAACATACAAATAATGAGAATATTTTCGGTAATTTTCATTACATTCATATTATTTATTTCACTCACTGCAACCGGGTTCGCTGCGCCAATTCCCCAGCAGAACCAAACGGTTCAGACCACGACTTCTGTTGTAAATAACTCCTCTTCACACTCTGTACCGGTAGCAAATGTTACTGTAACCCCGGCCCCTGTGGCAGTGAATACTTCGAGTAAGAATCAGACAGTCCAGAAGAACTCTTCACAGGTCCAGGTATCTTCAGGTGATCAGCAGTTTCTCTTTCTGATGAATCAATACTGGATTCCTGATTTCTTTGATATCAAGGGACGAATGGATGGCTCTACAACATTTGGTTCTGACCTTCCGCAAATGATGAATCTGACCGCCGATTATGCCAGAATACGGCTCAACAAGAACATCAACGAAACAAACGGTTATTCACTCTCTCCTTCGGTGAGCAGTCTGCGAACCGAATACCAGACCGGTGCAACCAGATGCATCAAGGTCATTGACAGTGTCATGGCTCTGAATCGGAGTGTAGGATCATTTGGGCAGGATGTTCCAACGCGGACTGCGGCTCTCTCTTTATATGGAACCTGGCTCGAGTATCGGACAATGAAGGCCTATAATCTTCAGAATATCTCATACCCTGATATCGCTGAAGTACCTCCTGACCAGTTCATGCAGGTTATGGGAGCTATTACTAAGTAGGAAGAATTTTTTTTTCAAAACATGGGTGATCCGGATGAGAAGGTATCAGATTGCGGTTATCGGTGCAGCTGAAGCAAAAGAGTGGGAAAAGGAGCTTGCATTCAGTGTAGGCAGACTGATTGCAGCTGAAGGTTGTATCCTCCTGACTGGTGGCCGAGGTGGGGTTATGGAAGCTGCAAGTCAGGGTGCCAGTGAAGCAGGTGGTTTTGTTGCAGGGATTGTTCCAGGCTCAGAAGGAAACCAGTATCTTGATCTTATTATCAAAACCCAGATGGGCCAGGCAAGAAATGTTATCCTTGTTGAGTCAGCAGATGCAGTGATCGCTGTGTCAGGAAGTTATGGCACCTTATCTGAAATTGGAGTCTCCCTCAGAATTGGGACACCGGTGTTTGGAATTAAAACCTGGGATATTCCTGGTTTGATCCCCTGTCAAACCCCTGAAGAGGCTGTGTATAGTGCTTTAGAGTTTTGCAATTCTATGAGAATTTCTATCTGAATTCATATATCCGGGAGCGTTGTCTTTTTTTCTGGAACCTGCTCCTGACATATGTCCGTGGAAATTTTAATTTTGCATCAAACCTCAGGTCCGGGTTCTGTTTGTTTGATGAACAGAACGGAGCATATTTAGCCTATCAGAAGACATTTATTGCGAT is part of the Methanospirillum lacunae genome and harbors:
- a CDS encoding response regulator, translated to MNNKVEIPAIAHERVLHVDDEPMICDITRLCLERGGRFRVDVVHSAEEALACFKTGSYSCVISDYEMPTMTGIELLKEIRSLDPDIPFILFSGRGKESVVIEAINTGADFFIPKGGDTKTLFAELNHKVDYAIKKHNARLALKRRDAILETVSLVATLFLGGETYKKALKESLALFGLATEVDMVLIFRDEPQESGVQTYSRLCSWSRLGDPEPEEGLVLNPGNDSSWIEKMLQGSPIVGSANVFCDVAEVFIEEEKIRSIAAFPIVADRKVRGMIWFCDCLSERQWAVVEVDALQAAASIVGSALHHEEMHSELISGKEKYESMYSMMHQLCDTVPDMLWARDLQGRYIFMNTEASRKLPRRTDAINYDHESRSGGNATRDESVLVDGKPIHLEIRKVPFFDNSGNLIGSVGIGHDVTTEREATRELIIERKRYASIFHHVHIGLLTCNPDGVIHEANVRAAELLGKKVNALQGMNLHQVTGLKDKDLFTDFSKAQAIGQPVHGRCEYNPENGLGKIIYYTIQPYYDEGHRVTEVLLTIDEHYQN
- a CDS encoding nitroreductase family protein, translated to MAIIVQDKSCNRCGVCADICPMGIIHSSLDGEIPFVAESQAAWCVSCGQCSSFCPTGALTLEKDQGLTPEPAWNGNGLSPELLVSYLKSRRSIRNFKNEPVSRETIEALLDVARYAASGGNGQPVQWLIIHDPEKVQKVAKAVIDWMRTLVGSNHPLSKYIPILITGWENGLDPICRNAPHLLIPHIPEEIPIAHVDGIIALTHVDIAAPAFGVGTCWGGFVALASQESSEIRDIYALPAGRKPLYAMMFGYPKYRSASIPTRNKAVITWQ
- the tpiA gene encoding triose-phosphate isomerase, giving the protein MAHHTIKSPVVLVNLKCYQESVGHGAHRIAQAAQEVAEESGVSIALAPMYMDIHPIKHHFGIPVFAQHFDPISPGAHTGRIPLTAIKTAGAVGSLINHSEYRLSIADIETNVQALRNEGMISCVCSNNVATTSAVATLGPDYVAIEPPELIGGKISVAEANPEIITGSVQAALKANPDVKVLTGAGIHSGKCVKTAVDLGTVGVLLASSVVKAEDPGAVLRDLVSLL
- a CDS encoding TIGR00725 family protein produces the protein MRRYQIAVIGAAEAKEWEKELAFSVGRLIAAEGCILLTGGRGGVMEAASQGASEAGGFVAGIVPGSEGNQYLDLIIKTQMGQARNVILVESADAVIAVSGSYGTLSEIGVSLRIGTPVFGIKTWDIPGLIPCQTPEEAVYSALEFCNSMRISI
- a CDS encoding ATP-binding protein, coding for MKRKIITIDEEKCTGCGQCIPDCPEGALQLLDGKARLISDLFCDGLGACIGTCPEGAITVIEREAGAYDEKEVMKNIARQGEAVIRAHLEHLAGHNEMDLYHQALSSLQDMRIPVPNHQVNPGHTEHQHSKNPVATCPGLAAQTIEHEHPSNQTLVHTESELRQWPVQLRLLNPLNPYFDNAHLLVAADCVPFAFADFHLKFLKNKILIIFCPKLDSDIGEYISKLTEILKNHTIKSITTVHMTVPCCSGINYVVNEALKKSGKEIPVQDFIITLQGTVAK
- a CDS encoding flavodoxin family protein → MVKKIIAINGSPRKTWNTATLLQQVLDGAASKGAETELVHLYDLDYKGCTSCFACKLKDGKSYGRCAIRDELTPVLDKIKNVDALILGSPLYFGTVTGEMRCFMERLMFPYMVYAKPPQSLFGRTIPSAFVYTMNVSENVISEYGYDVHFKTNQSVLERLFGSCESLFSYETLQFEDYSKIVFSYCDPAERIERRKTVFPKDCEKAYNLGQRLVQTD